From the genome of Thermoflexus hugenholtzii, one region includes:
- the murJ gene encoding murein biosynthesis integral membrane protein MurJ, whose translation MSALSRIVRAAGLLTVAYLANGLLALLRQILIYATFGTSRELDAYWAAFRIPDLLFTLLAGGALISAFLPVFTTHLARGQEEAAWQLAGAVLTSVALVVSGLSVLAGLLAPTLVRLLLAPGVPPAQQQLTASLMRVMLITPTVFGVSGVVMGILQAHQQFLWIALAPLMYNLGIIFGVLFLTPIWGVHGLAGGVVLGSALHLLVQAPGWRRVRGRYRPRLGWRDPDVREVMVLMAPRMLGLAAVQVNFLVNTRLVSGLGAGYLAALNLAWQLMLQPQIVLAQAVATAAFPTFSTLAARGEREALRRTLAETLGLLLGATLPIAAGMILLRRPLIAVLFQRGAFGEASTELTAQALQFYALGLPAHAAVEVLARAFYALHDTRTPVGIGVAAMTLNVLLSLAWIGPLRHGGVALANTVATTLEGALLLGLLARRLEGMEVHRWGRSVGPVAIATLAMGLVLWPMAPWAAHHGWLGLALAGLAGAGAYGLTLHGLGVPWVRWLRHWRARSAHKA comes from the coding sequence ATGAGCGCCCTGTCTCGCATCGTCCGCGCGGCGGGCCTGCTGACCGTCGCCTATCTGGCGAACGGCCTGCTGGCCCTCCTCCGCCAGATCCTGATCTACGCAACGTTCGGCACCTCCCGGGAGCTGGATGCTTACTGGGCGGCCTTCCGGATCCCGGATCTCCTGTTCACGCTGCTGGCGGGGGGCGCGTTGATCTCCGCCTTCCTGCCCGTCTTCACCACCCACCTCGCCCGGGGGCAGGAGGAGGCGGCCTGGCAGCTGGCCGGCGCGGTGCTCACCAGCGTGGCCCTGGTGGTCAGCGGCCTCTCCGTGCTGGCCGGCCTGCTCGCCCCCACCCTGGTCCGTCTCCTGCTGGCCCCGGGGGTCCCGCCCGCGCAGCAACAGCTCACCGCCTCCCTGATGCGCGTGATGCTGATCACGCCGACGGTGTTCGGGGTGAGCGGGGTGGTGATGGGCATCCTGCAGGCCCATCAGCAGTTCCTCTGGATCGCCCTGGCCCCCCTGATGTATAACCTGGGCATCATCTTCGGGGTGCTGTTCCTGACGCCCATCTGGGGGGTGCACGGGCTGGCCGGAGGGGTGGTGCTGGGCTCGGCGCTCCATCTCCTGGTCCAGGCGCCGGGATGGCGGAGGGTGCGCGGGCGATATCGGCCCCGGCTGGGCTGGCGCGACCCGGACGTCCGTGAGGTCATGGTCCTGATGGCTCCCCGGATGCTGGGCCTGGCCGCGGTGCAGGTCAACTTCCTGGTCAACACCCGCCTGGTCTCCGGTCTGGGGGCCGGGTATCTGGCGGCGCTGAACCTGGCCTGGCAGCTGATGTTGCAGCCGCAGATCGTGCTGGCCCAGGCGGTGGCCACGGCGGCTTTCCCCACCTTCTCGACTCTGGCCGCCCGGGGCGAGCGGGAGGCCCTGCGCCGGACCCTGGCGGAGACCCTCGGGCTCCTGCTGGGGGCGACGCTCCCCATCGCGGCAGGGATGATCCTTCTGCGGCGGCCGCTGATCGCCGTCCTCTTCCAGCGAGGGGCTTTCGGGGAGGCCTCGACGGAGCTCACCGCCCAGGCGCTGCAGTTTTACGCCCTGGGCCTTCCGGCCCACGCGGCCGTGGAGGTCCTGGCGCGGGCCTTCTACGCCCTTCACGACACCCGCACGCCGGTGGGGATCGGGGTGGCCGCGATGACCCTCAACGTCCTGCTCAGCCTGGCCTGGATCGGCCCCCTCCGGCATGGGGGGGTGGCCCTGGCCAACACGGTGGCCACCACCCTGGAGGGCGCGCTGCTGCTGGGGCTCCTGGCCCGGCGGCTGGAGGGAATGGAAGTCCACCGATGGGGGCGTTCGGTGGGGCCGGTGGCCATCGCGACGCTGGCGATGGGCCTGGTGCTGTGGCCGATGGCGCCGTGGGCAGCCCACCATGGATGGCTCGGGCTGGCGCTGGCCGGGCTCGCCGGCGCGGGGGCCTACGGCCTGACCCTCCATGGCCTGGGCGTCCCCTGGGTGCGCTGGCTGCGCCACTGGCGCGCCCGGTCTGCCCACAAGGCATGA
- a CDS encoding LacI family DNA-binding transcriptional regulator, which translates to MPNIYDIAREAGVSITTVSNILNNKGRFKPETVARVLEAVERLKYRPNFAAKSLAARRTNTVALSALLTPESFDPLNLQYFGAIAQAISRSGFNFLLHISHDQASFEGFVAAGLCDGWLLMMVRRRDERISLLRELGIPVVTIGRPDEPEDMDMVDTDFEQTARLALEHLLALGHRRIAYIAEPLDFAYSAIRLNAYLKLLREYGLEENAERVAETDGTEAGTVRALETLWTRSPRITAIITHDIPALTVLRVLKEWGLRIPQDVSVIGCSDSPLAALADPPLTTINLYVERIAEAAAEALARRLQEPEAPPARVLIPARLVVRGSTGPAPHGSDR; encoded by the coding sequence ATGCCCAACATCTATGACATCGCCCGGGAGGCAGGAGTTTCCATCACCACGGTCTCCAACATCCTGAACAACAAGGGCCGGTTCAAGCCGGAGACCGTGGCGCGGGTGCTGGAGGCGGTGGAGCGCCTCAAGTATCGGCCGAACTTCGCCGCCAAGAGCCTGGCCGCCCGCCGCACGAACACCGTCGCCCTCTCCGCGTTGCTCACCCCCGAATCCTTCGACCCCCTGAACCTCCAGTATTTCGGCGCCATCGCTCAGGCGATCAGTCGCTCCGGCTTCAACTTCCTCCTTCATATCAGCCACGATCAGGCTTCCTTCGAGGGCTTCGTCGCCGCGGGCCTCTGCGACGGATGGTTGTTGATGATGGTCCGCCGCCGGGACGAGCGGATCTCCCTTCTACGGGAGCTGGGCATCCCGGTGGTGACCATCGGGCGGCCGGACGAGCCGGAGGATATGGATATGGTGGACACCGATTTCGAGCAGACGGCCCGGCTGGCCCTGGAGCATCTGCTTGCCCTCGGACATCGGAGGATCGCTTACATCGCCGAGCCCCTGGATTTCGCTTACTCGGCCATTCGTCTCAACGCCTACCTGAAGCTGTTGCGGGAATACGGCCTGGAGGAGAACGCGGAGCGGGTGGCGGAGACCGATGGCACGGAGGCCGGGACGGTGCGGGCGCTGGAAACGCTCTGGACGCGGTCCCCCCGGATCACGGCCATCATCACCCATGACATCCCGGCCCTCACGGTGCTGCGGGTGTTGAAGGAGTGGGGCCTGCGTATCCCGCAGGACGTCTCGGTGATCGGGTGTTCGGATTCCCCGCTGGCGGCGCTGGCGGATCCCCCGCTGACCACCATCAATCTCTATGTGGAGCGGATCGCGGAGGCGGCGGCGGAGGCCCTGGCCCGCCGGCTGCAGGAGCCGGAGGCCCCGCCCGCCCGGGTCCTGATCCCCGCCCGGCTGGTGGTGCGAGGCTCCACCGGCCCCGCGCCACACGGATCCGATCGCTGA
- a CDS encoding RNA-guided endonuclease TnpB family protein, with product MQVKQAFRFELDPNREARIALAKHVGAARFAYNWGLTRCLEAQARGEQIPSAVDLHKDWNEWKRKHAPWWVEVSKCAPQEAFRDLERAVRNWREGRAGFPRFKRKKALADNKARLTGSIRVTPRHVQLPRIGKVRTKERTDQLLELLQSGKARILSATISREADRWFVSLTCEVERPDPEPREVRGPEDVVGIDVGLEAFAVLSDGARMEAPKPLERALRLLKRRSRQLSRKQKRTVVEQDPETGEERRRTVFSRNYEKAALRLARLHRRVRNIRRDFLHKVTTELAKAKPVLVVEDLNVRGLARNGSLSRAILDVGWGAFRRMLEYKCAWYGAVLLIAPRDFPSTKRCSRCGWVAPTLPLSQRVFRCGACGLKVDRDLNAALNLRRFGLAALKGPTGSSPGSDACGDPSGGGTGKARSTSHGSMKQEAARHEFHSRRVK from the coding sequence ATGCAAGTAAAGCAGGCGTTCCGCTTCGAGCTGGACCCCAACCGGGAGGCCCGGATCGCCCTGGCGAAGCACGTGGGCGCCGCCCGCTTCGCCTACAACTGGGGCCTGACCCGCTGTTTGGAAGCCCAAGCGCGCGGCGAGCAGATCCCCTCGGCGGTGGACCTCCACAAGGACTGGAACGAGTGGAAGCGGAAGCACGCCCCCTGGTGGGTGGAGGTGTCCAAGTGCGCTCCTCAGGAGGCCTTCCGGGATCTGGAGCGGGCCGTTCGCAACTGGCGGGAGGGCCGGGCCGGCTTCCCCCGCTTCAAGCGCAAGAAGGCTCTGGCGGACAACAAGGCCCGGCTGACCGGCTCCATCCGGGTCACTCCTCGGCACGTGCAGCTCCCTCGCATCGGCAAGGTCCGCACCAAGGAGCGGACGGACCAGCTCCTGGAGCTCCTTCAGTCCGGGAAGGCCCGCATCCTCTCGGCGACCATCTCCCGAGAGGCGGATCGCTGGTTTGTGAGCCTGACCTGTGAGGTGGAGCGCCCGGATCCCGAGCCCCGGGAGGTCCGGGGACCGGAGGATGTGGTGGGCATCGACGTGGGGCTGGAGGCTTTTGCCGTGCTGTCGGATGGAGCGCGGATGGAGGCCCCGAAGCCTCTGGAGAGGGCCTTGCGGCTTTTGAAGCGGCGTTCGAGGCAGCTCTCCCGCAAGCAGAAGCGGACGGTGGTGGAACAAGACCCGGAGACGGGGGAGGAGCGGAGGCGGACGGTTTTCTCTCGCAACTATGAGAAGGCGGCCCTGCGTCTGGCCCGGCTACACCGCCGGGTTCGGAACATCCGCCGGGACTTCCTGCACAAGGTCACCACGGAGCTGGCGAAAGCCAAGCCGGTTCTGGTGGTGGAGGACCTGAACGTGCGGGGCCTGGCGCGGAACGGGAGCCTTTCCCGGGCCATTCTGGATGTGGGGTGGGGGGCCTTCCGGCGGATGCTGGAGTATAAGTGCGCCTGGTATGGGGCCGTGCTCCTCATTGCGCCGCGGGATTTCCCGTCCACGAAGCGGTGCTCGCGCTGCGGCTGGGTTGCTCCCACGTTGCCGCTGTCCCAGCGGGTGTTTCGCTGTGGGGCGTGCGGGCTGAAGGTGGATCGGGATCTCAACGCGGCCCTCAACCTGCGTCGTTTTGGGTTGGCCGCCCTGAAAGGCCCTACCGGGAGTTCCCCGGGAAGTGACGCCTGTGGAGATCCCTCTGGCGGCGGAACGGGCAAGGCCCGGTCTACGAGCCATGGGTCGATGAAGCAGGAAGCAGCCCGTCATGAGTTTCACTCCAGGCGGGTGAAATAA
- the dtd gene encoding D-aminoacyl-tRNA deacylase, translating to MRVLVQRVRQGAVHVGGETVARIGPGVVLLVGVTHTDTPAEAEWLAKKVAHLRIFEDEAGKMNRSLKDVGGEALVVSQFTLYADPYEGRRPSFIHAAPPEHARPLIERFADALRAEGIPVQMGVFGAHMLVEIHNDGPVTIWLERAAPEPPASGRP from the coding sequence GTGCGTGTCCTGGTCCAGCGCGTCCGTCAGGGAGCGGTCCACGTAGGGGGGGAGACCGTGGCCCGGATCGGCCCGGGGGTGGTGTTGCTGGTGGGCGTGACCCACACGGACACGCCCGCGGAGGCCGAATGGCTGGCCAAGAAGGTGGCCCACCTGCGGATCTTCGAGGACGAGGCCGGGAAGATGAACCGCTCGCTGAAGGATGTGGGCGGGGAGGCGCTGGTGGTCTCCCAGTTCACCCTTTATGCGGACCCGTATGAGGGACGCCGCCCCAGCTTCATCCACGCCGCCCCGCCGGAGCACGCCCGACCCCTCATCGAGCGCTTCGCCGATGCCCTCCGCGCCGAGGGCATCCCGGTTCAGATGGGGGTTTTCGGGGCCCATATGCTGGTGGAGATCCACAACGATGGCCCGGTCACCATCTGGCTGGAGCGCGCCGCCCCGGAGCCCCCGGCGTCCGGACGCCCGTGA
- a CDS encoding IS607 family transposase — translation MKLSDWARQQGISDITAWRWFRAGKLPVPARPLPAGTIWVEAPHPEGITVLYARVSSADQKEDLERQVQRLQAFAQEQGWTEVKAATEIGFGLNGKRKKLLRILRDPQVVRIVVEHRDRLARFGFDLLEAAMAASGRHVVVIEEGEVTDDLAQDVLEILTSACGRLDGRRSARRRAQPAWEATGCK, via the coding sequence ATGAAACTCTCGGATTGGGCTCGTCAGCAGGGGATAAGCGATATCACCGCCTGGCGGTGGTTTCGGGCAGGAAAGCTTCCTGTCCCTGCCCGCCCATTGCCTGCTGGGACCATCTGGGTAGAAGCGCCTCACCCAGAAGGTATCACCGTGCTTTATGCCCGAGTGTCCTCCGCTGACCAGAAAGAGGATCTGGAACGGCAAGTTCAACGCCTTCAGGCCTTTGCCCAAGAACAAGGTTGGACAGAGGTTAAAGCGGCGACCGAAATCGGCTTCGGGCTGAACGGAAAACGAAAGAAACTTCTACGGATCCTGCGGGATCCCCAGGTGGTTCGGATTGTCGTGGAGCATCGCGATCGGCTGGCCCGGTTCGGATTTGACTTGCTGGAAGCGGCTATGGCCGCTTCGGGGCGACATGTTGTTGTCATAGAGGAGGGGGAAGTGACAGACGACCTGGCGCAAGACGTCCTGGAGATCCTCACCTCGGCCTGCGGGCGTCTGGATGGGCGTCGGTCGGCCAGGAGACGAGCCCAGCCAGCATGGGAGGCAACTGGATGCAAGTAA
- the menC gene encoding o-succinylbenzoate synthase, with translation MIVERVELRVIQMPLKEPFETSFGREYLREAILVTVYADGLEGWGEVVASRDFGYSYETTETAWYVLRTFLIPAVLGREIPDVETVARIGERLRGHPMARAGLEAAFWDLFARQAGLPLARYLGGVRDRIPVGVSIGLQPSDAELLEKIRGYLEEGYRRIKVKIKPGRDVEMIAAIRRAFPEIPLMADANSAYTLEDADRLAALDEFGLMMIEQPLHWDDLYEHALLQARLRTPLCLDESIHSVRHARAALELGSCRIINIKPGRVGGLLEARRIHDLCHARGVPVWCGGMLETGIGRAANVALASLPGFTLPGDLSASDRYYHEDLIDPPFVLQPDGTLAVPTGPGLGVAVDRRRVDRVTVRMEAFRP, from the coding sequence ATGATCGTCGAGCGTGTGGAGCTCCGGGTGATCCAGATGCCCCTGAAGGAGCCTTTCGAGACCTCCTTCGGGCGGGAGTATCTGCGGGAGGCCATCCTGGTCACCGTGTATGCCGATGGCCTGGAGGGATGGGGCGAGGTGGTGGCTTCCCGGGATTTCGGGTATTCCTATGAGACCACGGAGACCGCCTGGTATGTGCTGCGGACCTTCCTGATCCCGGCGGTGCTGGGGCGGGAGATCCCGGATGTGGAGACCGTGGCCCGCATCGGGGAGCGGCTCCGGGGACATCCCATGGCCCGGGCCGGGTTGGAGGCCGCCTTCTGGGATCTCTTCGCCCGCCAGGCGGGCCTGCCCCTCGCCCGTTACCTCGGCGGCGTTCGCGATCGGATCCCGGTGGGGGTGAGCATCGGGCTCCAGCCCAGCGACGCCGAGCTGCTGGAGAAGATCCGGGGCTATTTGGAAGAGGGATACCGCCGGATCAAGGTGAAGATCAAGCCGGGCCGCGATGTGGAGATGATCGCCGCCATCCGCCGGGCCTTCCCGGAGATCCCCCTCATGGCTGACGCCAACTCCGCCTACACCCTGGAGGACGCCGATCGCCTGGCCGCGCTGGACGAATTCGGGCTGATGATGATCGAGCAGCCCCTTCACTGGGATGACCTGTATGAGCACGCGCTCCTGCAGGCTCGCCTGCGCACGCCCCTCTGTCTGGACGAAAGCATCCACAGCGTCCGCCACGCCCGCGCGGCTCTGGAGCTGGGGTCCTGCCGGATCATCAACATCAAGCCCGGGCGGGTGGGCGGCCTGCTGGAGGCGCGGCGGATCCACGATCTCTGCCATGCCCGGGGCGTCCCGGTGTGGTGCGGGGGGATGCTGGAGACCGGCATCGGGCGGGCGGCCAACGTCGCCCTGGCCTCCCTCCCCGGTTTCACCCTCCCGGGAGATCTCTCGGCCAGCGACCGGTATTACCACGAGGATCTGATCGACCCGCCTTTCGTCCTTCAGCCCGATGGGACGCTGGCGGTGCCTACTGGGCCCGGCCTGGGGGTGGCCGTCGACCGCCGGCGGGTCGATCGGGTAACCGTGCGGATGGAGGCCTTCCGCCCTTGA
- a CDS encoding methylmalonyl-CoA mutase, which yields MAAEARIQEAEIRQVQRRWQEAIRDAPQRRPRFETPSGIPLEPLYTPADVEIDYLRDLGFPGEFPFTRGIYRTMYRGRLWTMRQYAGYATAEESNRRYRYLLAQGQTGLSVAFDLPTQLGYDADHPTAHGEVGRVGVSICSLEDMRRLLDGIPLDRVSLSMTINAPAAILLAMVLALAREQGVDWKQLRGTVQNDILKEYVARGLYIFPPEPSMRLAVDVMAFCHRHVPNWNPISISGYHIREAGATAVQEVAFTFAHALEYVRAAARAGLSIDDIGPQLSFFFNAHNHFLEEVAKFRAARRLWARLARDRLRATRPEAMMLRFHVQTGGSTLTAQQPENNIIRVTIQALAAILGGCQSLHTNAMDEALWLPTEKSARVALRTQQILAYESGVADTIDPLAGSYVIEYLTAEIERRAREEIDRIEAMGGALRAIETGYIQRAIAESAYRTQKAVESGEQIVVGVNAFQVEEERPELERLKVDPAIEEAQRARLQALRARRDGERVSALLSRIEEAARRPEEPLMPLFVEAVAADATLGEICEVLRRVWGEYQPPEVL from the coding sequence ATGGCGGCCGAGGCGCGTATCCAGGAGGCGGAGATCCGGCAAGTCCAGCGGCGATGGCAGGAGGCCATCCGGGATGCCCCCCAGCGCCGCCCCCGCTTCGAGACCCCCTCGGGCATCCCCCTGGAGCCCCTCTACACCCCCGCGGACGTCGAGATCGACTACCTGCGGGATTTGGGATTCCCGGGGGAGTTCCCCTTCACCCGAGGGATCTACCGGACGATGTATCGGGGGCGGCTGTGGACCATGCGCCAATACGCCGGCTACGCCACCGCCGAGGAGTCCAACCGGCGCTACCGTTACCTGCTGGCTCAGGGCCAGACCGGCCTCTCGGTGGCCTTCGACCTCCCCACCCAGCTGGGCTACGACGCCGACCACCCCACGGCCCACGGGGAGGTCGGCCGGGTGGGGGTCAGCATCTGCTCCCTGGAGGACATGCGGCGCCTGCTGGACGGCATCCCCCTGGACCGGGTCAGCCTCTCCATGACCATCAACGCCCCGGCGGCGATCCTGCTGGCCATGGTCCTCGCCCTGGCCCGGGAGCAGGGCGTGGACTGGAAGCAGCTGCGGGGCACGGTCCAGAACGACATCCTCAAAGAATATGTGGCCCGTGGCCTTTACATCTTCCCGCCCGAGCCCTCCATGCGGCTGGCCGTGGACGTGATGGCTTTCTGCCACCGACACGTGCCGAACTGGAACCCCATCAGCATCAGCGGCTACCACATCCGGGAGGCCGGCGCCACCGCGGTCCAGGAGGTGGCCTTCACCTTCGCCCATGCCCTGGAGTATGTGCGGGCCGCCGCTCGTGCCGGCCTCTCCATCGACGACATCGGCCCCCAGCTCTCGTTCTTCTTCAACGCCCACAACCATTTCCTGGAGGAAGTGGCCAAGTTCCGCGCCGCCCGCCGGCTGTGGGCCCGCCTGGCCCGGGATCGCCTAAGGGCCACCCGCCCCGAGGCGATGATGCTCCGCTTCCATGTGCAAACGGGCGGCAGCACCCTCACCGCCCAGCAGCCCGAGAACAACATCATCCGGGTGACGATCCAGGCTCTGGCCGCCATCCTGGGCGGCTGCCAGTCCCTCCACACCAACGCCATGGACGAAGCCCTCTGGCTGCCCACTGAGAAATCCGCCCGGGTGGCCCTGCGCACCCAGCAGATCCTGGCCTACGAATCGGGCGTGGCCGACACCATCGACCCCCTGGCGGGCAGCTACGTCATCGAATACCTGACGGCGGAGATCGAGCGCCGCGCCCGGGAGGAGATCGATCGCATCGAGGCCATGGGCGGGGCCCTGCGGGCCATCGAGACCGGCTACATCCAGCGGGCCATCGCCGAATCAGCCTACCGGACCCAGAAGGCCGTCGAGTCCGGAGAGCAGATCGTCGTGGGCGTGAACGCCTTCCAGGTCGAGGAGGAGCGCCCGGAGCTGGAGCGGCTGAAAGTGGACCCGGCCATCGAGGAGGCGCAGCGGGCCCGCCTGCAGGCGCTGCGGGCCCGCCGGGATGGGGAGCGGGTCTCCGCCCTCCTGAGCCGCATCGAGGAGGCCGCCCGCCGGCCCGAGGAGCCCCTCATGCCGCTGTTCGTGGAGGCCGTGGCCGCCGACGCCACCCTCGGGGAGATCTGCGAGGTGCTGCGCCGGGTCTGGGGAGAATACCAGCCCCCCGAGGTCCTTTAA
- a CDS encoding acetyl-CoA carboxylase biotin carboxyl carrier protein subunit yields MKYIATVNGKTYTIEINREDRILCEGVERAVDFRLIDQQHVYSLLLDNASYEALIQEREGEYWVFLRGYLFTVQVEDERERRLREASGGRPGPAGEVTVKAPMPGLIVAVPVQEGQPVRKGEKLVLLESMKMQNEIRAPRDGVVKAVRVRPGQSVEQNQILVVLG; encoded by the coding sequence ATGAAATACATCGCCACGGTGAACGGGAAAACCTACACCATCGAGATCAACCGGGAGGATCGCATCCTGTGCGAGGGCGTCGAGCGGGCGGTGGACTTCCGCCTGATCGACCAGCAGCACGTCTACTCCCTGCTCCTCGACAACGCCTCCTACGAGGCCCTGATCCAGGAGCGGGAAGGGGAATACTGGGTCTTCCTGCGGGGCTACCTCTTCACCGTGCAGGTGGAGGATGAGCGGGAGCGCCGCCTGCGGGAAGCCTCGGGCGGGCGCCCCGGCCCCGCCGGAGAGGTAACGGTGAAAGCCCCCATGCCCGGCCTCATCGTCGCCGTGCCGGTCCAGGAAGGACAGCCCGTCCGCAAAGGGGAGAAACTGGTCCTCCTGGAGTCTATGAAGATGCAAAACGAGATCCGGGCCCCCCGCGACGGGGTCGTGAAAGCGGTCCGGGTGAGGCCCGGCCAGAGCGTGGAGCAGAACCAGATCCTGGTGGTGCTGGGATAG
- the accC gene encoding acetyl-CoA carboxylase biotin carboxylase subunit, giving the protein MFRKVLVANRGEIAVRIIRACRELGIRTVAVFSEVDRNALHVRYADEAYCIGPAPARESYLRIDRIIDVARRTGADAIHPGYGFLAERPDFAEACEEAGIVFIGPPPRAIGAMGDKATARKMAKALGVPIIPGTDGGLSDEDLIRAAEIIGFPILIKASAGGGGKGMRIVRSPEEMPDALAAARREAMAAFGDDDVYLEKLVEGARHVEVQILADQHGNVIHLGERECSIQRRHQKLIEESPSPIVDEEMRQRMGEVAVRIAQAIGYVNAGTVEFLVDKERNFYFIEMNTRLQVEHPVTEMVTGVDIVKEQIRIARGRKLRYRQEDIRQTGWAIECRITAEDPFNGFMPSTGRIVTLAEPTGPGIRVDSGVYEGCEITPYYDSLIAKVIAWGETRGEAILRMRRALEEFRIIGIQTTIPFHQAILNSTRFLAGHFDTKFVEERFSMDDETPPELEEVAAIIATLVAHRRGQAATHVARRAAREIPGWKWAGRWEQLRRGG; this is encoded by the coding sequence ATGTTCCGCAAGGTTCTGGTCGCCAACCGGGGCGAGATCGCCGTGCGGATCATCCGGGCCTGTCGCGAGCTGGGGATCCGCACGGTGGCGGTGTTCTCGGAGGTCGATCGCAACGCCCTGCACGTGCGCTACGCCGACGAGGCTTACTGCATCGGGCCGGCCCCCGCCCGCGAAAGCTACCTGCGCATCGATCGCATCATCGATGTGGCCCGCCGGACGGGCGCCGACGCCATCCACCCGGGCTACGGGTTCCTGGCCGAGCGGCCGGATTTCGCCGAGGCCTGCGAGGAGGCCGGCATCGTCTTCATCGGCCCCCCTCCCCGGGCCATCGGAGCCATGGGCGATAAGGCCACCGCCCGCAAGATGGCCAAAGCCCTGGGCGTCCCTATCATCCCCGGCACGGACGGCGGGCTCTCCGATGAGGACCTCATCCGGGCCGCTGAGATCATCGGCTTCCCTATCCTGATCAAAGCCTCCGCCGGCGGCGGCGGCAAGGGCATGCGCATCGTCCGCTCCCCGGAGGAGATGCCCGACGCCCTGGCGGCGGCCCGCCGCGAGGCCATGGCCGCCTTCGGGGACGACGACGTCTACCTGGAGAAGCTGGTCGAGGGCGCCCGCCACGTGGAGGTCCAGATCCTGGCGGATCAGCACGGCAACGTCATCCACCTGGGCGAGCGGGAGTGCTCCATCCAGCGCCGCCATCAGAAGCTGATCGAGGAATCGCCCTCCCCCATCGTCGACGAGGAGATGCGCCAGCGCATGGGGGAGGTGGCCGTGCGCATCGCCCAGGCCATCGGCTACGTCAACGCCGGCACCGTGGAGTTCCTGGTGGATAAAGAGCGCAACTTCTACTTCATCGAGATGAACACCCGCCTGCAGGTGGAACACCCGGTGACCGAGATGGTGACCGGCGTGGACATCGTCAAGGAGCAGATCCGCATCGCCCGCGGACGGAAGCTGCGCTACCGCCAGGAGGACATCCGCCAGACCGGATGGGCCATCGAGTGCCGTATCACCGCCGAGGACCCCTTCAACGGCTTCATGCCCTCCACCGGCCGCATCGTCACCCTGGCCGAGCCCACCGGCCCCGGGATCCGGGTGGACAGCGGGGTCTATGAGGGCTGCGAGATCACCCCCTACTACGACTCCCTCATCGCCAAGGTGATCGCCTGGGGCGAGACCCGGGGCGAGGCCATCCTGCGCATGCGGCGGGCCCTGGAGGAGTTCCGCATCATCGGCATCCAGACCACCATCCCCTTTCATCAAGCCATCCTGAACAGCACCCGCTTCCTGGCCGGGCACTTCGACACCAAGTTCGTGGAGGAGCGGTTCTCCATGGACGACGAGACGCCGCCGGAGCTGGAGGAGGTGGCGGCCATCATCGCCACCCTGGTGGCCCACCGGCGGGGCCAGGCCGCCACCCACGTGGCCCGGCGGGCCGCGCGGGAGATCCCCGGCTGGAAGTGGGCCGGACGCTGGGAGCAGCTGCGGAGGGGCGGATGA